From a region of the Cyclopterus lumpus isolate fCycLum1 chromosome 5, fCycLum1.pri, whole genome shotgun sequence genome:
- the romo1 gene encoding reactive oxygen species modulator 1: MPVAVGPYGQTQPSCFDRVKMGFMMGFAVGMAAGAMFGTFSCLRVGMRGRELMGGVGKTMMQSGGTFGTFMSIGMGIRC; the protein is encoded by the exons ATGCCCGTGGCCGTCGGTCCGTACGGACAGACCCAACCCAGCTGCTTCGACCGGGTCAAGATGGGCTTCATGATGGGCTTTGCCGTGGGGATGGCCGCCGGCGCCATGTTTGGCACCTTCTCCTGTCTCAG ggtcgGCATGCGCGGCCGGGAGCTGATGGGCGGAGTCGGGAAGACCATGATGCAGAGCGGCGGGACGTTCGGCACCTTCATGTCCATCGGTATGGGCATCcgctgctga